A single genomic interval of Lathyrus oleraceus cultivar Zhongwan6 chromosome 7, CAAS_Psat_ZW6_1.0, whole genome shotgun sequence harbors:
- the LOC127107054 gene encoding chaperone protein dnaJ 20, chloroplastic: MDASSLTRSSLSISNSKPFHYVPQQRPCHVHFAISCRVKKMEETRNGSNFYKMLSVNPKSATMEEIKRAYRSMALQYHPDVCHDPSMKEESTRMFVRLNAAYETLSNPMLREQYDSELGLKNIMMNNDVVGEEIWRSRWQEQVVELKKRSCRRMAQKGRSWGSRMRTQNMKDRN, from the coding sequence ATGGACGCTTCATCTTTAACCAGATCAAGTCTAAGCATTTCAAATTCAAAGCCATTTCATTACGTTCCACAACAAAGACCATGTCACGTGCACTTTGCAATTTCATGCAGAGTAAAGAAAATGGAGGAAACAAGGAATGGATCAAATTTCTACAAAATGTTATCTGTGAATCCAAAAAGTGCAACAATGGAAGAGATAAAGAGAGCTTATAGATCAATGGCACTTCAATATCACCCTGACGTGTGTCATGATCCTTCCATGAAAGAGGAATCAACTAGAATGTTTGTTCGGTTAAATGCGGCTTATGAAACTTTGTCGAATCCTATGCTTCGTGAACAATATGATAGTGAGTTGGGATTGAAAAATATTATGATGAATAATGATGTTGTTGGTGAAGAGATTTGGAGAAGTAGGTGGCAAGAACAAGTGGTTGAGTTGAAGAAAAGGTCCTGTAGACGTATGGCACAAAAAGGAAGGTCTTGGGGTAGCAGAATGAGGACACAAAACATGAAAGATAGGAATTAA
- the LOC127102648 gene encoding uncharacterized protein LOC127102648, giving the protein METDEDVKSMFQCHITFSQLPTIEIYVCLVKNLEEQPSHNENLEEQLTHSENLNYPTQSIQSHEYGMSQAIDEEPTQNNEPFIPNEEVAENSEDDLEEVRFEDLLGVSDDDGNEDIFDTPTVALRAQPISLYNPQVHMQNISLDDVEPIFVFGSFIPTHNVGEIEEGIEYENKEECVLALQQWHIKHSLDFSVTKSDNVRYVIKCRNSTCNFKCMVSLRKGNSRWRVGKSGGPHTCTTTSMSQDHTKLSSEMISKSIMELVNRDASLKVKVIIAHVAEKYRYIISYKKAWIAKCKAIESLYENWETSYNDLP; this is encoded by the coding sequence ATGGAGACTGACGAAGATGTCAAGTCGATGTTTCAATGTCATATAACATTTTCTCAATTACCCACCATTGAGATATATGTTTGTCTAGTCAAAAATCTTGAAGAACAACCGAGTCACAATGAAAATCTTGAAGAACAACTGACTCACAGTGAAAATCTCAATTATCCAACGCAATCTATACAATCACACGAGTACGGAATGAGTCAAGCCATTGACGAAGAACCGACTCAAAATAATGAACCTTTCATACCAAATGAAGAGGTAGCCGAGAATAGTGAGGATGATCTTGAAGAGGTTCGATTTGAAGATCTACTTGGTGTTAGCGATGACGATGGCAATGAAGACATCTTCGACACACCGACCGTTGCACTAAGAGCGCAACCAATTAGTTTGTACAACCCACAAGTGCACATGCAAAACATAAGTTTGGATGATGTTGAACCAATCTTCGTTTTCGGAAGTTTCATACCAACTCACAATGTTGGCGAAATAGAGGAGGGCATCGAGTATGAAAATAAGGAAGAGTGTGTTTTGGCGTTGCAACAATGGCATATAAAACATAGTCTAGATTTTTCTGTGACTAAATCTGACAATGTACGTTATGTCATCAAATGTAGAAATTCAACATGCAATTTCAAATGCATGGTCTCTTTGCGTAAGGGCAACTCAAGGTGGAGAGTTGGTAAGTCTGGTGGGCCTCATACGTGCACAACCACTTCCATGTCACAAGACCATACAAAACTCAGTTCAGAAATGATTAGTAAGAGCATAATGGAGCTTGTAAATCGGGACGCTTCTCTTAAGGTGAAGGTTATCATCGCTCATGTTGCTGAGAAATACAGGTATATCATATCCTACAAAAAGGCATGGATTGCAAAGTGTAAGGCAATTGAGTCGCTGTATGAAAATTGGGAGACATCTTACAACGATCTTCCGTAG
- the LOC127106418 gene encoding heavy metal-associated isoprenylated plant protein 3 codes for MSLKTSNKKMRRGFMCHSQSSTAVCMSTRDPHSVVAPKRIEKSVILDDTRIINFAKYSKLVESPMSNPVPKIMLRENSAKNQNYQAIEPRELQKTPTDNVFQVVVMRVAIHCQGCAGKVKKHISKMEGVTSFSIDVESKRVTVMGHVSPVEVLDSISKVKRAELWC; via the exons ATGAGTTTGAAAACAAGTAACAAGAAAATGAGAAGAGGTTTCATGTGCCATTCTCAATCCTCAACAGCAGTGTGTATGAGTACACGTGACCCTCATTCTGTTGTTGCACCTAAGAGGATTGAAAAGAGTGTTATTCTTGATGATACAAGAATCATCAACTTTGCCAAATATTCCAAACTTGTTGAATCTCCTATGTCCAATCCTGTTCCAAAGATCATGCTTAGAGAGAACTCGGCGAAGAATCAAAATTATCAAGCTATTGAACCAAGAGAACTTCAGAAAACACCAACAGATAATGTTTTTCAG GTGGTTGTGATGCGGGTTGCGATTCACTGTCAAGGATGTGCTGGAAAAGTGAAAAAACATATCTCTAAGATGGAAG GAGTTACATCATTCAGTATAGATGTAGAGTCTAAGAGGGTGACAGTGATGGGGCATGTTTCTCCGGTGGAAGTTCTTGATAGCATTTCAAAGGTGAAAAGGGCTGAACTTTGGTGTTAA
- the LOC127102646 gene encoding uncharacterized protein LOC127102646, protein MAYESDDDKLVRLTISNSEGDFEYELDSEDESESEVESDYEYEYELEDESEYEDESEFEGSEEESKPKGSESEPELEDESEVEGEVASEDDYASEDSNDDPKFGGNPISGNEASKGRTFEDIDSDSEDGSEPENDYVSESESKGEIDYKEESDFNPDSDGDSDSGGSLDSGNILDSEGGHASEVGMKIMYSEKGIILHQLKYELELLKRFELLNCKVVVTSVDTNQKLDSDSDGDDVDATAFK, encoded by the exons ATGGCTTATGAATCTGATGATGATAAACTTGTGCGATTGACGATTTCTAATTCTGAAGGAGACTTTGAATATGAGTTAGATTCAGAAGATGAATCTGAATCTGAAGTCGAGTCTGATTATGAATATGAATATGAGTTAGAAGATGAGTCAGAATATGAAGATGAGTCAGAATTTGAAGGTTCTGAAGAAGAGTCAAAACCTAAGGGTTCTGAATCTGAGCCAGAGTTAGAAGATGAATCTGAAGTTGAAGGAGAAGTTGCCTCTGAAGATGATTATGCCTCTGAAG ATTCTAATGATGATCCAAAATTTGGAGGTAATCCAATCTCTGGAAATGAAGCTTCTAAAGGAAGAACTTTTGAAGAtattgattctgattctgaagatggGTCAGAGCCTGAAAATGATTATGTGAGTGAGTCAGAATCAAAAGGCGAGATTGATTATAAGGAAGAATCTGATTTTAATCcagattctgatggtgattcagaTTCTGGTGGTAGTCTAGATTCTGGGAATATTTTAGATTCTGAAGGTGGTCATGCTTCTGAAGTCG GGATGAAGATTATGTACTCTGAGAAAGGCATAATTTTACATCAGCTgaaatatgaacttgagcttctgaagaggTTTGAGCTGCTGAATTGTAAAGTTGTTGTCACATCCGTTGATACAAATCAGAAATTGGATTCTGATtctgatggtgatgatgtagatgcgACAGCATTCAAGTAG